The following are from one region of the Cryomorphaceae bacterium genome:
- a CDS encoding 7-carboxy-7-deazaguanine synthase QueE, whose product MQAPLVIAPENAVATLPVMETFYSVQGEGFHSGKPAFFIRLGGCDVGCTWCDVKESWDQSKHPEQYVKTLHEQAAHSGAPIAVITGGEPAMYDLNELTRGLAERGIQTHLETSGAYPLSGQWHWICFSPKKFKKPLPEMYQRANELKVVVYNKHDLQWALEHAQLVGPECKLFLQPEWSRKENVMPLIADFVRLNTEWRISLQTHKYMNLP is encoded by the coding sequence ATGCAAGCACCTCTTGTTATAGCTCCGGAGAACGCTGTTGCCACCCTGCCCGTAATGGAAACGTTTTATTCGGTGCAGGGCGAAGGTTTTCACAGTGGTAAACCGGCATTTTTTATTCGTCTAGGCGGATGCGATGTAGGTTGCACATGGTGCGACGTGAAAGAGAGTTGGGATCAATCAAAACACCCCGAACAGTACGTTAAAACGCTCCATGAGCAAGCTGCTCACAGCGGCGCACCCATTGCCGTGATTACAGGAGGAGAGCCCGCCATGTACGATTTGAATGAACTTACCCGTGGCCTGGCAGAACGCGGCATTCAAACGCACCTCGAAACATCAGGGGCGTACCCTTTGAGCGGACAGTGGCACTGGATTTGTTTCTCTCCCAAGAAATTTAAAAAGCCTTTGCCCGAAATGTATCAGCGTGCCAACGAACTTAAAGTGGTGGTGTACAACAAGCACGACCTGCAATGGGCCCTGGAACACGCTCAACTCGTAGGTCCCGAATGCAAATTATTCCTGCAGCCGGAGTGGAGCCGAAAAGAGAATGTGATGCCGCTAATAGCCGATTTTGTGCGGCTCAATACAGAATGGCGCATTTCTCTGCAAACGCACAAATACATGAACCTGCCCTAA
- a CDS encoding DUF4833 domain-containing protein codes for MTDFVRCVLLIVALMFASTGLIAQSEDKEVLFRLTRNVDQNEILYHLNIDRSGFLDRRAPIEAYWIRNDQPGASEGRRLTGMERRYAYGLRFHEIHDQSARFSFVSYQRDLFLVKRGRDFVVEIEIDGRRLQLNSLHLNLTSSRFWFHRVESIELHARDPKTGVTMVEIIDNP; via the coding sequence ATGACGGATTTCGTGCGCTGTGTACTTTTAATTGTCGCACTGATGTTTGCTTCAACGGGCCTCATTGCACAATCCGAAGACAAGGAGGTGCTCTTCAGGTTAACCCGTAATGTGGATCAAAATGAAATCCTCTATCACCTGAATATAGACCGCTCGGGGTTTTTAGATCGCCGCGCACCTATCGAGGCATATTGGATTCGGAATGACCAACCCGGTGCATCTGAGGGTCGAAGACTCACAGGCATGGAGCGCCGATACGCATACGGGCTCCGATTTCACGAAATCCACGATCAAAGCGCTCGTTTTTCTTTTGTGAGTTACCAACGCGATTTGTTTCTGGTGAAAAGAGGTCGCGATTTTGTGGTTGAGATTGAAATAGATGGCCGAAGGTTGCAGCTTAACTCTTTGCACCTGAATCTCACTTCGAGCCGCTTTTGGTTCCACCGTGTAGAGAGCATCGAGCTACACGCCCGCGACCCCAAAACGGGTGTCACAATGGTTGAAATTATTGATAATCCCTGA
- a CDS encoding DNA/RNA non-specific endonuclease, with product MQKRLNRFVNEPKSFTNIAAMIRFAGSVLSALLILSGGGVKAQEIPELVEARASLDSLMELVRGAEERVGALKGNQLHNDLKRLGYPESPFSGQLLDYSAMMIEYVAEHKQAAWVYYQILPDIRESKSGRTNDFREDSRVEGGTAVQEDYFLTFENIETGRRKYEGFGYDRGHLAASADFRWSADVLSESYFYTNITPQLPGFNREGWAELEGVLRTHVMRTGHPIWVATAGVLHDDLPVIERSVNQVSIPELYYKVVYDEEAGEGIGFLVPHEEHLRAPHVYAVSIDSVEAVTGINFFPNLPDAERIESQFNLQHWFPDLAGNTKRLDPTALPRNTFNTRQAAYQMNSNKAVRVCGHVVEVSKSKSNNVFIVLDQIYPEKIFQVMIGKDNLVNFDYAPHKMYSEGCVCVKGKVQALGSTPTMFIENQKAFGECPAQP from the coding sequence ATGCAGAAACGTCTGAACCGTTTTGTGAATGAACCAAAATCGTTCACTAACATTGCGGCTATGATTAGGTTTGCTGGTAGCGTTCTGAGCGCGCTACTCATTTTGTCGGGGGGAGGCGTCAAGGCCCAGGAGATACCTGAACTGGTTGAAGCCAGGGCATCGCTGGACAGTCTTATGGAGCTTGTGCGTGGCGCCGAGGAGCGTGTGGGCGCGCTTAAGGGAAATCAACTTCACAATGACCTAAAAAGACTCGGCTATCCGGAAAGCCCATTCAGCGGGCAGTTGCTGGATTACTCTGCGATGATGATTGAGTATGTAGCCGAACATAAACAGGCCGCATGGGTGTACTACCAGATTTTACCCGACATTCGTGAAAGCAAGTCGGGTAGAACCAATGATTTCCGGGAAGACTCCAGGGTTGAAGGTGGTACAGCCGTTCAGGAGGACTACTTCTTAACCTTTGAAAACATCGAAACAGGAAGGCGCAAATATGAAGGTTTTGGTTATGACCGTGGCCACCTCGCAGCCAGTGCTGATTTTCGCTGGAGCGCCGATGTGCTATCGGAGAGTTACTTCTACACCAACATTACACCACAACTTCCGGGGTTTAACCGCGAAGGATGGGCAGAACTCGAAGGGGTTTTGCGCACGCATGTGATGCGCACGGGGCATCCCATTTGGGTGGCTACTGCAGGAGTATTACATGATGACTTGCCCGTTATTGAGCGCTCTGTGAATCAGGTGAGTATTCCGGAGTTATACTACAAGGTGGTGTACGACGAAGAGGCTGGCGAGGGGATAGGTTTCCTGGTTCCACATGAAGAGCATTTGCGCGCACCTCACGTGTATGCGGTGAGTATTGATTCTGTGGAAGCTGTTACCGGCATCAATTTTTTTCCCAACCTGCCCGACGCCGAACGGATAGAATCTCAATTCAATCTCCAGCACTGGTTTCCTGACCTTGCAGGCAACACGAAAAGACTCGATCCAACCGCCCTGCCCAGAAACACCTTTAATACCCGGCAGGCGGCTTATCAAATGAACAGCAACAAGGCGGTCAGGGTGTGCGGCCATGTTGTGGAAGTGAGTAAATCAAAAAGCAACAACGTTTTTATTGTGCTCGATCAAATCTATCCCGAGAAGATTTTTCAGGTGATGATAGGCAAAGACAACCTTGTGAACTTCGATTACGCACCGCACAAAATGTACAGCGAAGGTTGTGTGTGTGTAAAAGGCAAAGTTCAGGCTCTGGGTAGCACCCCCACCATGTTCATTGAAAACCAGAAGGCTTTTGGCGAGTGTCCCGCACAACCTTAG
- a CDS encoding DUF4369 domain-containing protein yields MWHGTLFVLCLSASRGSKQSMRLLILQTNQSISKRMKRSWLVLAMLLTAWSLQAQKNKGYELKFKVKGVSDTTVFLANYIGEKLYYADTALANKRGEFVFTGKEELPTGKYAVVTPGPRYFELFIQEQRFEMETDTSDFVKHMKVKNSPNNQFLYDYIHFIIERKLENEKLNQSLAQYASDPDKSSEITGRMVQINEEVMEYQRNAVKENPELIAAKSLMLSIPVKVPDPPVREDGKIDSLFQYRYYVNHFFDHADLNDPAMTRLPEFQRKLDEFFNKSIIQIPDTINKYGDWLLGEVKDTPELFKYVLQFITYNFETSQIMGMDAVFLHMAENYYQTGKAYWADSTMMAKINERVDRIKPTMIGNIAPPLTLADTSQEAWINMHETPQRYTILYFYDPDCGHCKKKTPTLVEKFKEHKNKGVQIFAVSGDSDEGWLKFIREKGLNEEGIFNVAAPQEVYGNSKFATQLILDGKTDYKSLNYRTQYDVFTTPKIFLLDEEKKIVAKQVGIEQVFDIISDIERRRKKS; encoded by the coding sequence ATGTGGCATGGCACTTTATTTGTGTTGTGCCTTTCAGCTTCCCGGGGAAGCAAGCAGTCCATGCGATTGCTAATTTTGCAAACAAACCAAAGCATTTCAAAACGTATGAAACGAAGCTGGCTCGTACTGGCAATGCTCCTGACCGCATGGAGTCTGCAGGCCCAGAAAAACAAAGGTTACGAACTAAAGTTCAAGGTGAAAGGTGTGAGCGACACCACGGTTTTTCTGGCCAACTACATCGGTGAAAAACTCTACTATGCCGACACCGCTCTGGCCAATAAACGCGGAGAGTTTGTCTTTACAGGAAAGGAAGAGCTACCTACCGGAAAGTACGCTGTGGTCACTCCGGGCCCGAGGTACTTTGAGCTGTTTATTCAGGAGCAGCGCTTTGAAATGGAAACGGATACATCGGACTTTGTAAAACACATGAAGGTGAAGAACTCACCGAACAACCAGTTTCTGTACGATTACATCCATTTTATCATTGAACGAAAGCTTGAAAACGAAAAGCTCAATCAATCTCTGGCCCAGTATGCCAGCGACCCCGACAAATCGTCAGAAATTACTGGACGCATGGTGCAAATCAATGAGGAGGTGATGGAGTATCAGCGCAACGCTGTGAAAGAGAACCCTGAACTGATTGCTGCCAAGTCGCTTATGCTTTCCATTCCGGTAAAGGTTCCTGACCCGCCGGTTCGTGAAGACGGCAAAATTGACTCGCTGTTTCAATACCGCTACTATGTGAATCATTTCTTTGATCACGCTGACTTAAACGACCCGGCCATGACCCGGCTTCCGGAGTTTCAGCGAAAACTGGATGAATTCTTCAACAAATCCATCATTCAGATTCCAGATACCATCAACAAGTACGGTGATTGGCTGCTGGGTGAGGTGAAGGATACCCCCGAGCTGTTCAAGTACGTGCTCCAGTTTATCACCTACAATTTCGAGACCTCGCAAATCATGGGAATGGACGCTGTGTTTCTGCACATGGCCGAAAACTACTATCAGACGGGAAAAGCCTATTGGGCGGATTCAACCATGATGGCCAAAATCAATGAGCGTGTAGACCGAATCAAGCCAACCATGATCGGAAACATAGCCCCTCCTCTGACACTTGCCGACACCTCTCAGGAAGCGTGGATCAACATGCACGAAACACCGCAACGATACACCATTCTGTATTTCTACGACCCCGATTGCGGACACTGCAAAAAGAAAACACCCACTTTAGTTGAGAAGTTTAAGGAGCACAAAAACAAAGGAGTACAGATTTTTGCCGTAAGCGGAGATTCTGACGAAGGCTGGTTGAAGTTTATTCGGGAGAAAGGGCTGAATGAGGAGGGAATCTTCAATGTGGCTGCTCCTCAAGAGGTTTACGGAAACAGCAAATTCGCTACGCAACTCATTCTGGACGGAAAAACAGATTACAAAAGCCTTAACTACCGCACGCAATATGATGTGTTTACCACGCCAAAGATTTTCCTGCTAGACGAGGAAAAGAAAATTGTAGCCAAGCAGGTGGGAATTGAACAGGTTTTCGACATCATTTCAGATATCGAGAGGCGACGCAAAAAAAGCTAG
- a CDS encoding peptide chain release factor 3, which translates to MSLQDEINKRKTFAIISHPDAGKTTLTEKFLLFGGAIQTAGAVKSNKIRKTATSDFMEIERQRGISVATSVMGFEYAGKLINILDTPGHKDFAEDTFRTLTAVDSVILVIDCVKGVEEQTERLMQVCRMRNTPVIIFVNKMDREGKDPFDLLDELENKLNIHTRPLSWPIGIGDSFKGVFNVFDHSLKLFNPNKTKIEADSLELENLQDPLLQEAVGVSAAQKLRDDVELIEGVYGAFDEEEYQQGHVAPVFFGSALNNFGVQELLDTFVRIAPAPRPRKTTASMVEPDQKKFSGFVFKIHANLDPKHRDRIAFLRVCSGEFKRNTFYHHVRHGKNLKFSNPSAFMAQAKSVIDEAYPGDVVGLYDTGNFKIGDTLTEGETFYFEGIPSFSPEIFRELNNDDPMRTKQLEKGIRQLTDEGVAQLFIHPMGNKKIVGTVGELQFDVIQYRLEHEYGAKCSFTPLSYHKACWVSSDDDDKLREFCRIKASYIVEDKDGKPVFLASSPWILRVEQQDNPDIRFAFTSELLHMETT; encoded by the coding sequence ATGTCGCTACAGGACGAAATCAACAAGAGAAAAACCTTTGCCATTATCAGCCACCCCGACGCCGGAAAAACCACGCTCACAGAGAAATTCCTGCTCTTTGGTGGAGCCATTCAAACGGCTGGAGCGGTAAAAAGCAACAAGATCCGAAAAACAGCCACCTCCGACTTTATGGAGATTGAACGCCAGCGTGGCATTTCAGTGGCCACTTCGGTGATGGGCTTTGAATACGCCGGAAAGCTGATTAACATCCTGGATACTCCCGGCCACAAAGACTTTGCGGAGGACACTTTTCGCACACTCACCGCTGTGGATAGTGTTATTCTGGTGATAGACTGTGTAAAGGGTGTAGAGGAACAAACCGAGCGCCTGATGCAGGTGTGCCGAATGCGAAACACCCCGGTTATCATTTTCGTGAACAAGATGGACCGCGAGGGAAAAGACCCGTTTGATTTGCTGGATGAACTTGAGAACAAACTCAATATACACACCCGACCCTTGAGTTGGCCTATTGGTATTGGCGACAGCTTTAAAGGAGTTTTCAATGTGTTTGACCACTCGCTCAAACTCTTCAACCCAAACAAAACCAAAATTGAAGCCGACTCGCTGGAGCTTGAAAACCTTCAAGACCCGCTCCTCCAAGAAGCAGTAGGTGTATCGGCTGCCCAAAAGCTCCGCGATGATGTAGAACTGATTGAAGGAGTGTACGGAGCTTTTGATGAAGAAGAGTATCAGCAAGGCCATGTGGCTCCTGTGTTTTTTGGCAGCGCGTTGAACAACTTCGGCGTGCAGGAATTGCTCGATACCTTTGTGCGTATTGCTCCGGCACCACGCCCCCGAAAAACAACAGCCAGCATGGTTGAACCCGACCAAAAGAAGTTTTCGGGATTTGTGTTTAAAATCCACGCAAACCTCGATCCCAAGCACCGCGACAGAATTGCCTTTTTACGGGTATGTTCAGGCGAGTTTAAGCGCAATACTTTTTACCACCATGTTCGCCATGGCAAAAACCTGAAGTTCAGTAATCCAAGTGCATTTATGGCTCAGGCAAAGAGCGTGATTGATGAGGCCTACCCCGGCGATGTGGTGGGGCTTTACGACACCGGAAATTTTAAAATCGGCGATACATTAACAGAAGGTGAGACCTTTTATTTTGAGGGCATTCCGAGCTTCTCGCCTGAAATTTTCCGCGAACTGAACAACGATGACCCCATGCGAACCAAGCAATTGGAAAAAGGCATTCGCCAGCTTACGGATGAAGGCGTTGCCCAGTTGTTTATCCACCCCATGGGCAATAAGAAAATTGTGGGCACTGTAGGTGAGCTTCAGTTTGACGTGATTCAATACCGGTTGGAGCACGAGTACGGAGCGAAGTGTAGTTTCACACCTCTCTCCTATCACAAGGCTTGCTGGGTAAGTTCTGACGACGATGACAAGCTCAGGGAGTTCTGCCGTATTAAGGCCAGCTATATCGTTGAAGACAAAGACGGAAAGCCCGTATTTCTGGCGTCTTCTCCATGGATTTTGCGGGTTGAGCAGCAAGACAATCCTGATATCCGCTTTGCATTTACCAGCGAGTTGCTGCACATGGAAACAACCTGA
- a CDS encoding T9SS C-terminal target domain-containing protein — protein MKKPYLFFILAAWTMGAPLDAGAQNDLTLELVFDRYRSETSWELTDSGGNVVDEGGDYGPDFASNGAYPHPPIAIANLPDGEYTFTIFDSWGDGMCCQYGNGSYTLIQDSDDAIIVTGGAFGSSESTTFILPYTPPASGCTDPEAVNFDPEAVADDGSCEYLTSPISINLVPFATGFSNPLAMKHAGDERMFVCEQNTAQVRILDANGDIIGTFINISSIVNSSGSERGLLGIAFHPNYAENGYFYLNYTNLQGHSEVRRYTVSASDPNVADPNSGHLIIRVNQPFSNHNAGDMEFGPDGYLYLPMGDGGSGGDPQNHSQNPQSLLGKMLRLDVDGDDFPSDPLKNYAIPPDNPFVNDASVLDEIWALGLRNSWQISFDRETHDLWISDVGQNLYEEVNLQPASSPGGENYGWRCYEGFNPYNLSGCQSAENYDFPVFEFAQNQYNWCSVTGGYVYRGSDYPLLYGRYLVTDYCGPTFYTIRQNALGNWVAELVNSQFTGFSGFVAFGEDINGELYAVRLTNGTIYRIEEPCSEFIPVIAEEGNVLTSSSGESYQWLLNGQLIEGATNQVYEADEPGSYSVVVDAGNGCVLESEQVWVVVSSVAEWTSVFEEIRLFPNPSRGVFTLDVSVSEPGMVNVDILDGTGRVVKQHPVGRVVNRVQEALDLSGLGHGVYYARIQFNDQTETRRLVIIR, from the coding sequence ATGAAAAAACCTTACCTCTTTTTTATCCTTGCTGCCTGGACTATGGGTGCTCCATTGGATGCGGGTGCGCAGAATGACCTGACACTTGAACTCGTTTTTGATCGTTATCGTTCTGAAACATCCTGGGAATTGACTGATTCGGGGGGCAATGTGGTGGACGAAGGAGGGGACTACGGCCCTGATTTTGCCTCTAATGGAGCTTATCCTCATCCGCCGATTGCCATTGCCAACCTGCCTGATGGTGAATACACCTTTACCATTTTCGACTCATGGGGCGACGGAATGTGTTGCCAGTACGGAAATGGAAGCTATACGCTTATTCAGGATTCTGACGATGCAATCATCGTAACAGGCGGTGCTTTCGGCTCGTCAGAGTCTACTACTTTTATCCTTCCGTACACACCGCCCGCATCAGGTTGTACCGATCCTGAAGCTGTGAATTTCGACCCTGAGGCCGTGGCTGACGATGGATCCTGTGAGTACCTCACGTCACCCATTTCCATCAATCTTGTGCCTTTTGCAACAGGATTCAGTAATCCACTGGCCATGAAACACGCCGGCGACGAACGCATGTTTGTGTGTGAGCAGAATACGGCACAGGTTCGCATCTTGGATGCAAATGGTGATATTATCGGAACCTTTATCAACATCAGCAGCATTGTAAACAGCAGTGGGAGTGAGCGTGGGTTGCTGGGAATAGCGTTTCACCCGAACTATGCAGAAAACGGGTATTTCTACTTAAACTACACCAATCTGCAAGGACACTCAGAAGTTCGACGGTACACGGTTTCGGCCAGCGATCCCAATGTGGCAGACCCCAATTCTGGCCACCTGATTATTCGTGTGAATCAGCCTTTCAGTAACCACAATGCCGGCGACATGGAGTTTGGCCCTGATGGGTATCTTTATCTCCCTATGGGCGATGGTGGGAGCGGAGGAGACCCTCAAAATCACTCTCAAAACCCTCAGTCATTGCTGGGTAAAATGCTCCGTCTGGATGTAGATGGAGATGACTTTCCGTCTGATCCGTTGAAAAATTACGCCATTCCACCGGATAACCCTTTTGTGAACGATGCTTCGGTATTGGATGAAATCTGGGCGCTGGGTTTGAGAAACTCCTGGCAAATTTCTTTTGACCGTGAGACGCATGATCTGTGGATTTCCGATGTAGGTCAAAACCTTTATGAGGAGGTAAATTTGCAGCCCGCATCAAGCCCGGGAGGAGAGAATTACGGGTGGCGTTGTTACGAGGGATTTAACCCATACAACCTCAGCGGATGCCAGTCTGCGGAAAACTACGATTTCCCCGTATTTGAGTTTGCACAAAACCAATACAACTGGTGCTCAGTAACAGGGGGCTATGTGTACCGTGGTAGTGATTATCCGCTTCTTTACGGACGATACCTGGTAACCGATTACTGCGGACCTACTTTTTACACCATTCGTCAAAACGCTTTGGGCAATTGGGTGGCTGAGTTGGTAAACAGCCAGTTCACAGGTTTCAGTGGTTTTGTTGCTTTTGGTGAAGACATCAATGGCGAGTTGTATGCCGTGCGTTTGACCAACGGAACCATTTATCGTATTGAAGAGCCATGCTCTGAGTTTATTCCGGTTATTGCCGAAGAGGGCAATGTACTTACTTCTTCTTCCGGTGAGAGTTATCAATGGTTGCTCAACGGGCAATTAATTGAAGGTGCCACCAATCAGGTATATGAGGCAGATGAACCCGGTTCGTACAGCGTTGTGGTTGATGCCGGTAACGGATGTGTGCTTGAGTCAGAACAGGTATGGGTTGTGGTATCCTCCGTGGCTGAATGGACTTCGGTTTTTGAAGAAATCCGACTTTTTCCCAACCCTTCAAGAGGCGTATTTACCCTGGATGTAAGCGTGTCTGAGCCGGGTATGGTCAATGTGGATATCCTTGACGGTACGGGCAGGGTAGTGAAGCAACATCCTGTTGGACGGGTAGTGAATCGCGTACAGGAAGCACTTGATTTAAGCGGTCTTGGACACGGGGTGTATTACGCTCGTATTCAGTTTAACGATCAAACGGAAACCCGCCGTTTGGTAATTATCCGATAA
- a CDS encoding WYL domain-containing protein, translating to MPANKYALLRYRIIDSCLTNRYKPFPSKEELRQACEDHLYGSHGEMISTSTIEKDIWAMRNETELGFFAPIAYHPKKNGYYYTDEGYTIRDIALRDEEVNSIHFAARILYQFKDIEPFSQFEKAIEKIMSKVHVAAPDGRGEDVSMIQFESVAGDAGTGYLGTLLDAIRGKMVVDIRYQKFTADKARSYTLYPLLLKEYRNRWYLIAFHPKAHKIQSFGLERVRQLQVLSQGFEPPPDFDPEDYFSRSFGITVFEGKPERIRFEVTEVTAHYLETQPLHPSQKRLSQKNGWTQYEIEVLPGEELIMYFLSLGPNVRVISPANIQNMVVERLKKAADLY from the coding sequence ATGCCAGCCAATAAATACGCCTTGCTTCGCTACCGGATTATTGACAGTTGCCTTACCAACCGCTACAAACCCTTTCCGTCCAAAGAAGAGCTGAGACAGGCCTGTGAAGACCACCTGTATGGAAGCCATGGCGAGATGATTTCCACGTCCACCATTGAGAAAGACATTTGGGCCATGCGCAACGAAACCGAACTCGGATTCTTTGCACCAATAGCCTACCATCCAAAGAAGAATGGGTATTATTATACCGACGAGGGCTATACCATCCGCGATATTGCCCTTCGTGATGAGGAGGTAAACTCCATCCATTTTGCTGCGCGGATTCTCTATCAGTTTAAAGATATTGAGCCATTCAGCCAGTTCGAAAAAGCCATCGAGAAAATCATGAGCAAGGTACATGTGGCAGCTCCCGACGGCAGAGGAGAAGATGTGAGCATGATTCAATTTGAGTCTGTTGCAGGTGATGCGGGAACGGGCTACCTCGGAACCCTGCTTGATGCTATACGGGGTAAAATGGTGGTTGACATCCGATACCAGAAGTTTACAGCCGACAAAGCCCGCAGCTATACGCTGTACCCCTTATTGCTCAAAGAGTACCGAAATCGCTGGTACCTCATTGCCTTTCACCCTAAAGCTCATAAGATACAGAGCTTCGGGCTGGAGCGCGTTCGGCAACTTCAAGTGCTCAGCCAAGGCTTTGAGCCACCTCCCGACTTTGACCCTGAAGATTACTTCTCGCGAAGCTTTGGCATTACCGTTTTTGAAGGTAAACCCGAGCGTATCCGGTTTGAAGTAACCGAGGTCACCGCGCACTACCTCGAAACACAGCCCTTACACCCAAGCCAAAAGCGCCTTTCACAAAAAAATGGCTGGACCCAATACGAAATAGAGGTGCTGCCCGGCGAGGAGCTTATTATGTATTTTCTAAGCCTGGGTCCCAACGTGCGTGTAATCAGTCCTGCTAACATCCAAAACATGGTAGTGGAAAGGCTGAAAAAAGCGGCAGACTTGTACTGA